One genomic region from Doryrhamphus excisus isolate RoL2022-K1 chromosome 14, RoL_Dexc_1.0, whole genome shotgun sequence encodes:
- the LOC131101992 gene encoding uncharacterized protein LOC131101992 isoform X13 yields the protein MSPRNLILVSLLVVLVPPVSAAPMEEHEEAEPTEEVEGEQSEEEEDDDDSTKEVQETQAAFIPPTPPSSPAGPPGAPQTAGGASGMRPHVPSTVHGSGWQDGAAGGHSDGSTGSSGGSDAVDSYSNGNGQKLLNGRGGAEGQTGVLMSLEGGASPLEHAGTVEAHLHHFLLDLLGRTPTSMDATGSLMDARAISQSPSSPHSSHDQSTARQDSSSFSSPAQQTAGSQLMDTDGVSARPASFRDLHAHSVPWAPTGTTVLPRGSTINAFLHLWTASVSRHRDSTITGSSPVVTRTELADGDLAHTPHSGTHTWRTDTVTMATAPIFAEASGTPLHSTYPVGNDAR from the exons ATGTCGCCACG GAACCTGATCTTGGTGTCCTTGCTGGTCGTCCTGGTCCCGCCAGTGTCAGCTGCTCCTATGGAAG AGCATGAGGAGGCGGAGCCTACTGAGGAGGTGGAGGGTGAGCagtcggaggaggaggagg ATGATGACGACTCCACAAAGGAGG TGCAAGAAACACAAGCTGCATtcataccccccaccccaccttccTCTCCAGCAGGACCTCCTGGTGCCCCCCAGACGGCAGGCGGAGCTTCAG GTATGAGACCCCACGTGCCGTCTACTGTCCATGGCAGCG GTTGGCAGGATGGCGCGGCCGGAGGACACTCCGACGGAAGCACGGGCAGCTCTGGTG gttctGACGCGGTGGACTCTTATTCAAACG GTAACGGACAGAAGCTGTTGAACGGAAGGGGAGGAGCCGAGGGACAAACAG GTGTGCTGATGTCACTTGAGGGTGGAGCTTCTCCCCTGGAGCACGCAG GAACCGTGGAAGCACActtacatcacttcctgttggacCTGCTGG GCCGCACACCAACCAGCATGGACGCCACAG GAAGTCTCATGGACGCTCGTGCCATCAGCCAATCACCCTCTAGTCCCCACTCAAGCCACGACCAATCCACTGCCCGGCAGGACTCAT CATCTTTCTCATCACCAGCTCAACAGACAG CAGGAAGTCAGCTGATGGACACAGATGGAG TGTCCGCCCGACCGGCGTCCTTCAGGGATCTTCACGCTCACAGCGTCCCGTGGGCCCCCACGGGTACGACCGTTCTACCGCGGGGTTCCACAATCAATGCTTTTCTTCATCTTTGGACCGCCAGTGTCAGCAGGCACCGTGACAGCACCA TTACAGGGTCCTCGCCTGTGGTCACCCGCACCGAGCTGGCAGATGGCGACCTGGCACACACTCCGCactcag GAACACACACATGGCGCACTGACaccgttaccatggcaacagcccCAA TCTTTGCAGAGGCATCAGgaactccactccactcca CGTATCCTGTAGGGAATGACGCACGATGA